The genome window CTCTAAAGCATGTCGCAAACGTCGCATAAAGTGCGATGAAGGCCGACCCATCTGTAACAACTGCATCAAATCCAAGAGGCACTGCGAAGGGTACAATCAGCGTGTCATCTTCAAAGAACCCATCGCCGGGTTTAATATCAACGGCAGCTACGGTCCTATCGTCTATCCTCCCGAGGCGCCAAACCAGTCATTCAACCAACTGCCCAACCCGCCACCCAAGTCCATCAATGGTCCGCCCCTGGCACCGATTGCGCCTAAGCCGCCGCAACATCTAGATTTCCAAGGCCAGCCGATGTTTCCCTATGGTCAAGGCTTTCCCGGTCAGCATCAACACCAAGCCCCTCCTCCTAATGCCTTCGACTTCAACCAGTTCCCGTATGGCGAGCAACACATGCCTTCAAGCTCTTCCATCATCTCACCAGCTAGTCAATTTCAGGCGCAATTTGGTGGTCAACAGAGCAACTTGGTCAGCCCCAATACAGATAGTGGCGCGTTTGTCCACAGCCCGACAGAACCATGGAGACAACAGCCGCCGAGAGCTCAGGCACAGGTGGAAGAGATGGATGTGTATCCCAGCGCCAATGCCGCCCCTCAGATGGATCACCCTGTGGAGGACGCAGAGTTCCAGTACCCATGCTCGGACGACGATGCCTCCATGCCCGACTCAGAGGACGCATTCGAAGATCTCATGGGCGAGGAGAGCGCATACGGCCAACTGGTGCAGAGCCGGAACGACGGGCCTTGGGATGGATTCGGAACTAAGATGAGGTCCTTCTCGGCCTTTGCTGACGAGACAATTCTCACATCGTACATACCTACGCCCAACAATTCGCCACTCAATGACGAGCGAACTGCTGCTTTGTTCTGGCACTTCATCAACGTCACTGGGCCAAGCATGTCGCTATACGAGCGGCATCCTTTCGACCACTCAAAGTTGACAAACAACTTCTCCGTCCCTAAAGCGGGACACAACATCTGGACTTGTAAGATGATGGAATTCCGGGGTTTAAGCTTTCCCTCTCGGCTAACTCTTGGCCAGACACATTTCCCATTATATCGTTTACGCATCCTGCCCTCCTGCAGGCAATGCTTGCATTGGGCGCGTTACAGATCGCCAAGCTACAGCAGATACCGCCGACAGCAGCCATGAAGCATTATCATCTTGCCATCCGCAGGATCGCAAAGAATCTACGGAGTCCTAAGAGGAGAACGTCACCGGCAACGCTGGCTGCCTCCCTGTTGCTTGGGTACTTTGAGGTCTGGAACTCGGATCACACAAAGTGGTGCAACCATCTTTTTGGCTCCAGGCTCTTGATCAGAGAGATCCCCTTCAGGCAAATGACAAAGAACATTCTGCCGCTGAAAAGGGTGAGGAGGGCGCTGTTCCAGGAGAGCCAGAACCAGCCAATGGACCCTTTTTACATGGGCCACGACAACACCCACATGATGAGCCACGATCTCGATGATCTCGATCTCGGCTTCCTCAGCAAGCTTACTAACCAGCACGTCTCGTACGAGGACGACAAGCCATCTCCACACTACTACACAGACCGCGATATCGAGCACTACGAACATCTGAGAGATTTGTACTGGTGGTACTGCAAGATGGATGTATATCAAAGCATGTTGGGCGGAGGGAAACCTTTGTAAGTTTCAAAGGATTTGGATAACATTGCAGTCAAGATGGTTAGTTGGCTTATAAGCGAAAACAGCATGGACTACCAACACTGGACGCAGTGCCCACCACGAGCACCCATGGGCCGACTTGAGGCCATGTAAGTCTACCCATGTTCCCATACGTAAGGCGCGACTTGGCTGACAAATAGTAGATACGGGACGTACGATCACCTCATGCTGCTGCTCGGACGCCTGTGCAGCTTCGCATCTAAAGATCTTCCGAGAAAACGGAAATCCTTCAAGGGTTTTGGTCCTCCAGGAGGCCCGCCTGGCGGACCCCCCGGCGGACGGCCTGGAGGACCGCCGCATAGTGGGCAGCCACATGGAGGACCACCAGGTGCGGGTGGCCCACCGAGAGGTGGTCAAGGTTGGCCGCCGCCAGGGATGGGACCGCCGCCGGGAATGGCAACGGGCATGCACGGAGGAGGGCCTCCCGGTGGGATGATGGGAGGAATGCCAGGTGGACCTCCTGGGGCTCCCCCGATGGGCATGCCGCCGCCAAACATGAC of Colletotrichum lupini chromosome 8, complete sequence contains these proteins:
- a CDS encoding C6 finger domain-containing protein, which codes for MDSAEVVVEDDKSPSKTSENNNNNDDNENEDTNRKKEKANVRKRTKTGCLTCRKRRIKCDEGRPICNNCIKSKRHCEGYNQRVIFKEPIAGFNINGSYGPIVYPPEAPNQSFNQLPNPPPKSINGPPLAPIAPKPPQHLDFQGQPMFPYGQGFPGQHQHQAPPPNAFDFNQFPYGEQHMPSSSSIISPASQFQAQFGGQQSNLVSPNTDSGAFVHSPTEPWRQQPPRAQAQVEEMDVYPSANAAPQMDHPVEDAEFQYPCSDDDASMPDSEDAFEDLMGEESAYGQLVQSRNDGPWDGFGTKMRSFSAFADETILTSYIPTPNNSPLNDERTAALFWHFINVTGPSMSLYERHPFDHSKLTNNFSVPKAGHNIWTYTFPIISFTHPALLQAMLALGALQIAKLQQIPPTAAMKHYHLAIRRIAKNLRSPKRRTSPATLAASLLLGYFEVWNSDHTKWCNHLFGSRLLIREIPFRQMTKNILPLKRVRRALFQESQNQPMDPFYMGHDNTHMMSHDLDDLDLGFLSKLTNQHVSYEDDKPSPHYYTDRDIEHYEHLRDLYWWYCKMDVYQSMLGGGKPFMDYQHWTQCPPRAPMGRLEAIYGTYDHLMLLLGRLCSFASKDLPRKRKSFKGFGPPGGPPGGPPGGRPGGPPHSGQPHGGPPGAGGPPRGGQGWPPPGMGPPPGMATGMHGGGPPGGMMGGMPGGPPGAPPMGMPPPNMTGGPPPGTGPPPGMGPGGPGGSPPMFPGMLPNLGKVTLPMGFSPPRDDSPPPPDAREEVDLDSDEAADAAMREWTSLREAFEMLRSRFGPEFQPLGAEYADRRDSPFGPTLQYRTFSVAGIWMNYYMGLIHLYRAHPKMPPAAMIAAGIQAQHTAKFAMEIGRIAAGLTDDCSNVLEISTLVGAALIESSFCLFVSAIQYQSDAQRHWIVRRMHDIARLTGWQSARQIAEGCESGWKKAAAMGRGPPYARDPSLQTVVPPSVWSNPRRIGARIEQLDSDDTVLVVAKSERAFYALGLISVEEEMERLVIKDEN